A window of the Helianthus annuus cultivar XRQ/B chromosome 4, HanXRQr2.0-SUNRISE, whole genome shotgun sequence genome harbors these coding sequences:
- the LOC110933138 gene encoding ATPase 2, plasma membrane-type-like yields MEGYLFVTHEVFHSILIISFIKENNAGNAAAALMDGLAPKTKVLRDGHWSEQELEASILVPGDIITIKFDEIVPVYARLLEGGLLKVDQSALTGESLPMNTNPYNEVFSGSTCKQDEIKAVVIATGVHTFFGKAAYRVDSTNQVGHFQQVDYPRR; encoded by the exons ATGGAAGGATATCTTTTTGTCACTCATGAGGTCTTTCATAGTATCTTAATCATCAGTTTCATCAAAGAAAACAATGCTGGAAACGCGGCTGCTGCACTTATGGATGGTCTTGCCCCTAAAACTAAG GTTCTAAGAGATGGTCATTGGAGTGAACAAGAACTAGAAGCTTCCATCTTGGTCCCAGGAGATATTATCACTATCAAATTTGATGAAATTGTTCCCGTTTATGCTCGTCTTCTAGAGGGTGGTCTTTTAAAGGTTGACCAATCTGCCCTTACTGGTGAATCACTTCCTATGAACACGAATCCGTATAATGAGGTGTTCTCTGGATCAACATGCAAGCAAGATGAAATCAAAGCTGTTGTTATTGCCACTGGTGTGCACACTTTCTTTGGTAAGGCTGCATATCGTGTGGATAGCACTAACCAAGTTGGTCATTTTCAACAAGTTGATTACCCTCGacgataa